In one window of Nerophis ophidion isolate RoL-2023_Sa linkage group LG05, RoL_Noph_v1.0, whole genome shotgun sequence DNA:
- the selenol gene encoding selenoprotein L yields the protein MDEDMSQEVDTFIASLKLLVNLGKALLEQAKKDSEASLENFVPHKIATLYGLIVAGADFYKSIGVKKKTEAEALWKKWYGHAAVREQVDEMLQLQSDWDSFLQFVDEGLPPPSSSLTPAADIFSPETLFNDGRSGANVTLDQYRPEGQKLLLVLIRHFGULPURDHVAELQGNQAALEARSIKVLVVCFGALKGSQLWLQQTGCTFDMVLDSQRKMYKSFGLVSSYAKVMSFGTLLQYSEYPAVNRDLPEFPYHLLEDLYQMGGDFLLSKENQILLFHQCKTPMDRPSISRLLEASDTAR from the exons ATGGACGAAGACATGTCCCAGGAGGTGGACACCTTCATAGCCAGCCTGAAGCTGCTTGTCAACCTGGGCAAAGCTCTATTGGAGCAAGCCAAGAAGGACTCCGAAG CCTCCCTGGAGAACTTTGTCCCTCACAAAATCGCCACTCTATACGGCCTGATCGTCGCTGGAGCAGACTTCTACAAGAG CATCGGCGTGAAGAAGAAGACAGAAGCCGAGGCCCTGTGGAAGAAGTGGTATGG GCATGCCGCAGTGCGAGAGCAAGTAGACGAGATGCTGCAGCTCCAG AGCGACTGGGACTCCTTCCTGCAGTTTGTGGACGAAGGTCTTCCTCCGCCCTCGAGTAGTCTGACTCCTGCAGCAGACATCTTTAGCCCTGAAACATTGTTTAATGACGGCCGCAGTGGAGC GAATGTAACACTGGACCAGTACCGCCCTGAGGGTCAGAAGCTTCTGCTGGTCCTCATCAGACACTTTGGATGACTGCCGTGACGTGACCACGTGGCCGAGCTGCAGGGCAACCAG GCTGCCCTGGAGGCTCGGTCCATAAAGGTCTTGGTGGTGTGTTTCGGCGCCTTGAAGGGGTCTCAGCTGTGGCTGCAGCAGACTGGATGCACATTCGACATGGTGCTGGACTCGCAAAGAAAG ATGTACAAGAGTTTTGGACTCGTCTCATCCTACGCTAAGGTAATGAGTTTTGGCACCCTGCTGCAGTATTCCGAGTATCCAGCAGTGAACAGAGACCTCCCTGAATTCCCCTACCACCTGCTGGAAGACCTCTATCAG ATGGGAGGAGATTTCCTGTTGAGCAAAGAGAACCAAATCCTCCTGTTCCACCAGTGTAAAACCCCGATGGACCGGCCATCCATTAGCCGCCTCCTAGAGGCATCTGACACTGCCCGCTAA